A single Bufo bufo chromosome 6, aBufBuf1.1, whole genome shotgun sequence DNA region contains:
- the CSNK1D gene encoding casein kinase I isoform X2: MELRVGNRYRLGRKIGSGSFGDIYLGTDIAAAEEVAIKLECVKTKHPQLHIESKIYKMMQGGVGIPTIKWCGAEGDYNVMVMELLGPSLEDLFNFCSRKFSLKTVLLLADQMISRIEYIHSKNFIHRDVKPDNFLMGLGKKGNLVYIIDFGLAKKYRDARTHQHIPYRENKNLTGTARYASINTHLGIEQSRRDDLESLGYVLMYFNLGSLPWQGLKAATKRQKYERISEKKMSTPIEVLCKSYPSEFATYLNFCRSLRFDDKPDYSYLRQLFRNLFHRQGFSYDYVFDWNMLKFGASRAAEDAERERREREERLRHTRNPAVRGLPSTASGRLRGTQEVTPPTPLTPTSHTANTSPRPVSGMERERKVSMRLHRGAPVNVSSSDLTGRQDTSRMSTSQNSIPFEHHGK; the protein is encoded by the exons ATGGAGCTGAGAGTCGGGAACCGGTACCGGCTGGGCCGGAAGATCGGCAGCGGGTCTTTTGGAGACATTTATTTAG GCACTGACATTGCAGCGGCCGAGGAAGTCGCCATCAAATTGGAATGTGTGAAAACAAAACACCCTCAGCTCCATATCGAGAGCAAGATCTACAAGATGATGCAAGGAGGAG TGGGAATCCCAACTATAAAGTGGTGCGGTGCAGAAGGCGATTACAATGTGATGGTCATGGAGTTGTTGGGACCAAGCCTTGAAGATCTCTTCAACTTTTGCTCCAGGAAATTTAGCTTGAAAACGGTGCTGCTACTCGCTGACCAGATG ATTAGTCGCATTGAATACATTCATTCCAAAAACTTCATCCatcgtgacgttaagcctgataatTTCCTCATGGGCCTTGGGAAGAAAGGAAACCTGGTCTACATCATTGATTTTGGACTTGCAAAGAAGTATCGAGATGCCAGAACACACCAGCATATCCCTTACCGTGAAAACAAGAACCTGACTGGCACCGCCCGATACGCCTCCATAAACACTCACCTGGGAATAG AACAATCTCGCCGGGATGATCTGGAGTCGTTGGGTTATGTGCTGATGTATTTCAACCTTGGTTCACTACCATGGCAAGGACTAAAAGCAGCCACCAAACGACAAAAATACGAGCGCATAAGTGAGAAAAAGATGTCTACGCCCATAGAGGTTCTGTGTAAAAGCTATCCGT CGGAGTTTGCCACGTACCTGAACTTCTGTCGGTCCCTACGTTTTGATGACAAGCCAGACTATTCTTACTTAAGGCAGCTCTTCAGGAATCTCTTCCACCGTCAGGGATTCTCCTACGATTATGTGTTTGATTGGAACATGCTGAAGTTT GGTGCTAGTCGTGCTGCTGAAGACGCAGAACGCGAGAGAAGAGAGCGAGAAGAGCGCCTGAGACACACAAGGAATCCTGCAGTCCGGGGCTTGCCCTCTACTGCATCAGGGAGACTAAGAGGGACGCAGGAAGTCACGCCACCCACTCCACTCACACCAACCTCCCACACAG CCAACACCTCCCCCAGACCCGTGTCCGGTATGGAACGTGAACGGAAAGTGAGTATGAGGCTGCATCGTGGTGCTCCTGTTAATGTCTCTTCATCTGACCTAACTGGTCGACAAGATACCTCTCGCATGTCAACTTCACAG AATAGCATTCCATTCGAACATCATGGCAAGTAG
- the CSNK1D gene encoding casein kinase I isoform X1: MELRVGNRYRLGRKIGSGSFGDIYLGTDIAAAEEVAIKLECVKTKHPQLHIESKIYKMMQGGVGIPTIKWCGAEGDYNVMVMELLGPSLEDLFNFCSRKFSLKTVLLLADQMISRIEYIHSKNFIHRDVKPDNFLMGLGKKGNLVYIIDFGLAKKYRDARTHQHIPYRENKNLTGTARYASINTHLGIEQSRRDDLESLGYVLMYFNLGSLPWQGLKAATKRQKYERISEKKMSTPIEVLCKSYPSEFATYLNFCRSLRFDDKPDYSYLRQLFRNLFHRQGFSYDYVFDWNMLKFGASRAAEDAERERREREERLRHTRNPAVRGLPSTASGRLRGTQEVTPPTPLTPTSHTANTSPRPVSGMERERKVSMRLHRGAPVNVSSSDLTGRQDTSRMSTSQIPSRVASSGFPSTVHR, translated from the exons ATGGAGCTGAGAGTCGGGAACCGGTACCGGCTGGGCCGGAAGATCGGCAGCGGGTCTTTTGGAGACATTTATTTAG GCACTGACATTGCAGCGGCCGAGGAAGTCGCCATCAAATTGGAATGTGTGAAAACAAAACACCCTCAGCTCCATATCGAGAGCAAGATCTACAAGATGATGCAAGGAGGAG TGGGAATCCCAACTATAAAGTGGTGCGGTGCAGAAGGCGATTACAATGTGATGGTCATGGAGTTGTTGGGACCAAGCCTTGAAGATCTCTTCAACTTTTGCTCCAGGAAATTTAGCTTGAAAACGGTGCTGCTACTCGCTGACCAGATG ATTAGTCGCATTGAATACATTCATTCCAAAAACTTCATCCatcgtgacgttaagcctgataatTTCCTCATGGGCCTTGGGAAGAAAGGAAACCTGGTCTACATCATTGATTTTGGACTTGCAAAGAAGTATCGAGATGCCAGAACACACCAGCATATCCCTTACCGTGAAAACAAGAACCTGACTGGCACCGCCCGATACGCCTCCATAAACACTCACCTGGGAATAG AACAATCTCGCCGGGATGATCTGGAGTCGTTGGGTTATGTGCTGATGTATTTCAACCTTGGTTCACTACCATGGCAAGGACTAAAAGCAGCCACCAAACGACAAAAATACGAGCGCATAAGTGAGAAAAAGATGTCTACGCCCATAGAGGTTCTGTGTAAAAGCTATCCGT CGGAGTTTGCCACGTACCTGAACTTCTGTCGGTCCCTACGTTTTGATGACAAGCCAGACTATTCTTACTTAAGGCAGCTCTTCAGGAATCTCTTCCACCGTCAGGGATTCTCCTACGATTATGTGTTTGATTGGAACATGCTGAAGTTT GGTGCTAGTCGTGCTGCTGAAGACGCAGAACGCGAGAGAAGAGAGCGAGAAGAGCGCCTGAGACACACAAGGAATCCTGCAGTCCGGGGCTTGCCCTCTACTGCATCAGGGAGACTAAGAGGGACGCAGGAAGTCACGCCACCCACTCCACTCACACCAACCTCCCACACAG CCAACACCTCCCCCAGACCCGTGTCCGGTATGGAACGTGAACGGAAAGTGAGTATGAGGCTGCATCGTGGTGCTCCTGTTAATGTCTCTTCATCTGACCTAACTGGTCGACAAGATACCTCTCGCATGTCAACTTCACAG ATTCCCAGCCGGGTGGCATCCAGTGGTTTCCCTTCGACTGTACACCGATGA
- the CSNK1D gene encoding casein kinase I isoform X3, which translates to MELRVGNRYRLGRKIGSGSFGDIYLGTDIAAAEEVAIKLECVKTKHPQLHIESKIYKMMQGGVGIPTIKWCGAEGDYNVMVMELLGPSLEDLFNFCSRKFSLKTVLLLADQMISRIEYIHSKNFIHRDVKPDNFLMGLGKKGNLVYIIDFGLAKKYRDARTHQHIPYRENKNLTGTARYASINTHLGIEQSRRDDLESLGYVLMYFNLGSLPWQGLKAATKRQKYERISEKKMSTPIEVLCKSYPSEFATYLNFCRSLRFDDKPDYSYLRQLFRNLFHRQGFSYDYVFDWNMLKFGASRAAEDAERERREREERLRHTRNPAVRGLPSTASGRLRGTQEVTPPTPLTPTSHTANTSPRPVSGMERERKIPSRVASSGFPSTVHR; encoded by the exons ATGGAGCTGAGAGTCGGGAACCGGTACCGGCTGGGCCGGAAGATCGGCAGCGGGTCTTTTGGAGACATTTATTTAG GCACTGACATTGCAGCGGCCGAGGAAGTCGCCATCAAATTGGAATGTGTGAAAACAAAACACCCTCAGCTCCATATCGAGAGCAAGATCTACAAGATGATGCAAGGAGGAG TGGGAATCCCAACTATAAAGTGGTGCGGTGCAGAAGGCGATTACAATGTGATGGTCATGGAGTTGTTGGGACCAAGCCTTGAAGATCTCTTCAACTTTTGCTCCAGGAAATTTAGCTTGAAAACGGTGCTGCTACTCGCTGACCAGATG ATTAGTCGCATTGAATACATTCATTCCAAAAACTTCATCCatcgtgacgttaagcctgataatTTCCTCATGGGCCTTGGGAAGAAAGGAAACCTGGTCTACATCATTGATTTTGGACTTGCAAAGAAGTATCGAGATGCCAGAACACACCAGCATATCCCTTACCGTGAAAACAAGAACCTGACTGGCACCGCCCGATACGCCTCCATAAACACTCACCTGGGAATAG AACAATCTCGCCGGGATGATCTGGAGTCGTTGGGTTATGTGCTGATGTATTTCAACCTTGGTTCACTACCATGGCAAGGACTAAAAGCAGCCACCAAACGACAAAAATACGAGCGCATAAGTGAGAAAAAGATGTCTACGCCCATAGAGGTTCTGTGTAAAAGCTATCCGT CGGAGTTTGCCACGTACCTGAACTTCTGTCGGTCCCTACGTTTTGATGACAAGCCAGACTATTCTTACTTAAGGCAGCTCTTCAGGAATCTCTTCCACCGTCAGGGATTCTCCTACGATTATGTGTTTGATTGGAACATGCTGAAGTTT GGTGCTAGTCGTGCTGCTGAAGACGCAGAACGCGAGAGAAGAGAGCGAGAAGAGCGCCTGAGACACACAAGGAATCCTGCAGTCCGGGGCTTGCCCTCTACTGCATCAGGGAGACTAAGAGGGACGCAGGAAGTCACGCCACCCACTCCACTCACACCAACCTCCCACACAG CCAACACCTCCCCCAGACCCGTGTCCGGTATGGAACGTGAACGGAAA ATTCCCAGCCGGGTGGCATCCAGTGGTTTCCCTTCGACTGTACACCGATGA